Proteins encoded by one window of Anopheles maculipalpis chromosome 2RL, idAnoMacuDA_375_x, whole genome shotgun sequence:
- the LOC126560031 gene encoding serine/threonine-protein kinase WNK2-like, producing MFQLNVLLVGIVLPFSVLSAPTVHLQDHFPDPTVTEDYNAVPAVTEAPQLLGKPHVVEPTWITVTMPPQSYTPTGIEPKPHVMPPYTTYIPVPPLQQPMPVAQWPLYYPNMPVLPYPYASNHLCNQQMSSYRVV from the exons ATGTTTCAGTTGAATGTTCTGCTAGTAGGAATCGTACTTCCATTCTCAGTACTTAGTGCTCCAACAGTG CACCTACAGGATCACTTCCCAGATCCAACAGTAACAGAGGATTACAATGCTGTTCCAGCCGTTACCGAGGCGCCACAACTGCTCGGCAAACCTCACGTCGTTGAACCAACCTGGATCACGGTAACGATGCCTCCGCAAAGCTATACTCCCACCGGGATCGAGCCGAAGCCCCACGTGATGCCACCGTACACTACCTACATACCTGTACCACCACTACAACAACCCATGCCTGTGGCCCAGTGGCCATTATACTATCCCAACATGCCGGTACTGCCGTATCCGTACGCTAGCAATCATTTGTGCAACCAGCAGATGAGTTCGTACCGTGTGGTATAG